The Apium graveolens cultivar Ventura chromosome 3, ASM990537v1, whole genome shotgun sequence sequence CCTATGTgtgtttttaaaaaataataattatgttttaattaaaagtTAATCTTTAATTCAGATCTATATGATACGAATTATACTTTAGTCTGACATTAATTTGATTTATCCTGAATTAgtgatttatattattttattttaacccgagACCCATTATACTGACAAAATCcaacttattatttttaatttaattttaattttttaagtcCAGATCTATAAGATAATTTTGTTCTAGTCTgcataattattatatattattttattttttagttagttgaattatattttaattttaattttgtgtATGTTTTgatcaattgtataatatatttttcccagaagaataatatatattattttgtttatcatagttcaatagtataattttataaCCGGATCAGTAGTATTTATTATTTCGTCTTAACCCGAGACCCATTATATCAACCAAAGTCAATtcattatatttaatttgcttaaatttattttaaccagaaatatcaattagaataatatagaactcgatataatagaatttaaattggtagaagaaattaatttaaattggtagaaaaagctgactttaatatcaaatatagtgatatagagttcgatataaaatacAATTTAAATTGATGAAGGAAGCtaactttaatatcaattaaaattagaattgattGACCAACAccaattagaattaaaataaatagataaGGGTAAATAAATAATTTCAGTAAGTACCGACCAACcaactaccaaatttttaatgtttcgtctattataatatagtataaattttgaaaattaaaattttattttaactgTGCCAAGTTATATACAAATCACTTATGAGGCGATTGGTCCCACGCGCACTGACTAAATATTGGGGGCTGTTTAACTCAAAAGCTTCGTCGTCCTCACTTACCGATCTAATCACCATCGCCGATCCATTTCCCAGTCAAGTAACTCTCCCCATCTTCTCTTTCTTCTTTATATCTTCAATTGATATGTTTGTTTCTATAATAATTTCATTTCTAGGGCTCGTAACACCCCCATTTATATGTACATACATTTCCAAATTAAATTAGAAAAATTTACCTAGATTTTTACTTGCAATTATGTTTATTGTTTGATTTTATCTGACTGGTTAATTTTATCGATTGTATTAATTAATTGTACAACTGTGATTAAATTTGTAGACATAAATCATGGATCCTTCTGAAATGAGGTATTTAGAAGACGAGGATAGTTCAACTATGAAAGTTATTAAAGGAGCTACTTCCGGTTTCGTTGTTGGTACTATTTGGGGAACTATTGTTGCTACTTGGCATGATGTGCCTCGTGTTGAGAGAAGGGTTGCTTTACCTGGTTTAATTAGGACTCTTAAGATGATGGGTAATCACGGTGCCACTTTTGCTGCTATTGGTGGAGTCTACATTGGTGTTGAACAGTTGGTGCTCAATTATCGCACTAAACGGGACTTTATTAATGGAGCTATTGGGGGTTTTGCTGCTGGTGCTACCGTTCTCGGTCTTAAAGGTTCCCGGCTTTCTTCCTTTCTCTTTtctcctttattttatgacaTTTGTGTTAGCTATTGGGAGTTATCTGTTATTTTTTATGTTAAAGCAATTTGTTGTTCTTATGGAGGTATCTTAATGATATATTCATGTTGTACTCAATTTTTATGTACTATGTATTACTGGCTGAGAATTTGTAAATGTTATTTAGTATCAAACTCTTTTGTATGCTCAGCTTCTGGTAGGTGGTAGCTATCTTAGGTGTTTTATTTTGGGAGGAAGACATTAGAAGTTCCATGCTTTGTGATTTTTAAGAAATAAGGGATTGAGGAAGATAAAATTAGCCCTAGAGTAAATTTTGTTACAATAATAATGAATCAACATATTATGATAAGTAAGGTTGTTATGGGTTCACTCGTGTTCCACAACAAAGGGATAGAACAATGTGAATGAATCATATGTTCGCAAGAACTTTTGAAATCAACAGCTCGTATGTTGGCGTATATATGAAAATATGTATTTATATAATGGCCTGAACAACTTATGAAGTAAGTTTTAGTTTTGACCAATGTTTTGCTCACTCACTGTTTTTATCCCACATTTTTTATTTAAACGAGGACTAGTCAATAATATCTTCTAATTACATTTAATAGAGGATTAGATAGTTTGATTCAACTGATTATACTTGATGAATTATGATTACTTCTAATATAGGACACTGCAATATAATCTGGTTAAAAACTCTAAGGCTGTATTTGGTTGAGGGGTTGGGAAGGGATGGGTTGGGCTAGGTTGGAGTTGATAAAACCTCGTTTGGGAAAAAAAATTAATGCAGGGGTTGGGTTTGCAGGGGTTGAAGAGGGTTGTTTTCTAATGTAAAAATTAAGGATTTCCAGCACCAAAGATCGGGGTGTTGATTGTGCCAGCATTAATGAAGGGGTTGGGTTTGCAGGGGTTGAAGAGGGTTGTTTTCTAATGTAAAAATTAAGGATTTCCAGCACCCCAGATCGGGGTGTTGATTGTGCCAGCATAATTTTTTTGGCAGTTCAATCTTAttactttctctccactctctctctctcctctttctctctctcttctttctctctcttctctttctctctctcctctctctctcctCCCTCTCCCTCTTTCACGCGCCCTCTCCTCCCTCTTTCTCTCCCAACATTCAGACCACAGATGCATATAAATTGAATTCTTTTCCTGTATAATTTGAATTGATATTTTATTTGATTCTGTAATTATATAAAACTATGGATTTGTTTGACCAGTAAATTTTACAGGCTTTTCTTATCAAAAGTTTTAATTTGAATCAACTTAACAAAATAATAGAAATTTATTAAATATAGTAGTAATTTTAATTTTGcatgaatttaaattttgaaatttacttATATAATTTATCATTTCGGTTATAATCTTAACCAAAAATTGAAATATTTCAATTGTAACTATTTGTTAATTTTTctcaaatattaaataaaaatcttaatttttttttaaattttaaaactttgAATGCTagtctaattttattttgatttatctaaaaaatatattattcaaCCTCCCCTCATAACTCTCCATCCAAATGAGTCAAGGGTTGAACCCCTTATTCATCAACCCTCGTATCCAAGTAAGGTAGGGGTCGAAGCTATCCTAGCCTAACCCAACCCAACCTATCCCATCCTAACCCAACCTAACTCCTCGCTCCTCAACCCCTTATCCAAACAAAGCCTAAAGGACTTACTTTTTATTTGATATAAGATTAGAGAGGAAATGTTTTGATACTTGTTCATCATAATTTGAACTGAGCACTAGAGATGGCAATTTCTTCATTACGTAACTGGTGCTCAGGCTACACACCTTTGGTGATTAAGGATCAGTTTCATTTACAAGCCTGGCATTTTGGGTGAAAGCTTTAGGCTATCATCCGTAAGTGAAAAGACAGCACATAGTGCTAGTAATTGAATGAACAATAATGTTTTGAGGCGCCTCTTCATTTGTGGTACATTTGGCTAATGTTCTGTTTCATTTTCACAGGAAGGAGCATTTCAACTGCAATTTCTGCTGGAGCAGCTCTTGCAACTACATCGACGCTAATTGACTGGGGAGGACAAACCACAAGAATTGACAATGGAAAGGAATACTACCCTTACACCACCAAGAAGAGGCCCAATGCCACTGTCAATTGATTACCTCTCTTTGCTGCTTTCGAGAAGGAAGATTCTGGCTTTGGAAAAAACTATATATCTCCGAGAGTTGATGTAACATTGTTGTTCGGAGACAACCAAAAACTTTTTCTTAAAACCCTAATGTTAACTTTCGGCACTGGGTTTTATAGCCGGAAGATTTGTTTTTGAATAAATATGTTGTCATGCAAAATTTATATATTTCGTTGGATCAAAGTTTATTTTGCATTATTATGATTTCTTTGACAAGCGAGTACTGGCATTGATTGCAGAAACAGAGAATTGGAGATGATTCTGCTTGTCCTTAATTCTTTTTGTACGCTTTTATGGTGTATGTTCTGTTTTGGATTATAAAGATGAACAAGTACAGAAGTACTGACCTCATTCTAAAAGGATAATTTTGGATGAGTTCCCTAGATATAATACCAGTATCAGGTTCTTTAATTACTTTTCTCACAGCTTTATTGAATGTGTAAATTTTGGAAATAACTTGTTTCATCGAGTAGAGAAGAGGCATGGACAATTCTCCTAGTAGGAATAATTAGCTGGGTACATAAGTAGCCAACTGGATATATTTGAGCTCCAATAAGATGCATCTTATTTATAAGGCACCAATACATACATTCTTTGTTCAGTGATGTGCATATGTGATCACTCAAATTAGGTGCTCGGTGTGCACATGTGATTACTCAAATTAGGTACTCCCTCGATGGCTGTAGATTTGAGCTTCATACCTGAACAGCATTCGCTATTTGGGTATTTGTTCCAACCAAACATCCCAGAACAGCATTCTTTATTTGGGTATATGTTCTAAAgcaaaaatttaataaaattctGCTGCTTCAACTTATGGAACATCATTACATATTAAATTTATTAATCTCCATTGCTAATGTACTCTACCCGTCCCTTTTTATTTTTCACGCTTCCTTTTTTATCAGTGAAATTGATCAATTTTTAACTAAAGATAAGACAATACTCGCTGGAGTGGATGAAATGAAATGGAtgtaattaaagtaattaaattGGAGTTGGAGGGAAAATTTGAAAAACAATAATTAGATGAACAAAATTGTTATGATAAGAATTGTGAAGAAAACGAGGTTAATAAGAAATGGAACATTCCATCTCAAATAGGGGTGTTTAACTATAATGTGGGTGGTTAGAAAtgggtgaaagaatgaaaattttagaaaatttaattattttccaCTTAAAATCTCATTTCATTCCATTCACCCCAACCAAACAAAACATTATATTATTTGAAAATATAGAAAATTAAATATTAAGTAGATTAAATGTACTTTTCAATATTTTTTTGTTcaattataatatattaataaatttcAGTCAAATTTTAATCAATTTAACTGCATAAAGATCAAATGTGATAATTAAAAAAGAACGGACGGAGCATATTCTGACAACTAGTTAAGACAGGTAAACTAGTGAACAAGTGCCATCAAATTTTTAGACAAGTTCTTTTGAAAGTCAAAACTGTAATTGAAGATGCAACTTTAAACCGTTTCAGGGGTACTGCAACAAAGTAATCAAGTACACAGCACAAAAGCGGGCCAATCATGTGATCAGTTGCTTAGGTAGATATACACTGGCTCATGTCCTGGATTGGCAACAGAAATGGGCACATCATATAGAAGTGGATCAATACATATAATCATATTAGGAGTCTTCTAAAACCTAGCCGCCTCCCTCCTCTTCTCTCCTCTCCTAGGGTTTGTTTATTTTCAAGTAAATCAAGGGGCTTCCACTGGTTTTTTCCGGTGGAAAGCCCCAACCCTTCATTCTCTTTTGTCCTTATTAATTTCCCTTCAATAAAACCcaattttttgggtgtttgtgtgtctctccttttggagtgtgtgttttgtctctccttttggagtgttttgttatgtttttgtttaattataattGGGTTTATTTCGTATTGAATCGGTTGAGAACGAGTTTATTGATATTCTTGGTGGTCTGTAAAGCCTGCGTCGAATCTGGAGCGGTGTTAattattgcaagagctcacctttcacaaccaAAGATTGTTCATCTTTCACGTGTCtacactttcggcatgtctatagctggtatccggcatgtagatagctggggtgttttcggcatgtctatagccgGTGTCCGGCAAGTAGATAGCTGTAGTGTCGTTTTTCCAATCTCAGTGATTGGTGTTTTTGAACATTGGGCTAACAATGgtttttatgtgatatggtcaattgcgatgttgctattttcagagatGTTGGCACAATTTGGATTGCTCGGGATGTCTTttatttcgtttttaatttcaagaatttttaaattctatgtgttaaacgatcaggaaacaaatcatctaattgtttttagtatgatatttgttttaccacctggttgtatcgacagttgggggtttgtcccgactgTATTATATTGAAGTTAATGAAAGTTttctgcatttgtcaaaaaaaaaaaaaaaaaaaaaaaaaaaaaaaaaatacatATAATCATATTAATTAAAAAGGAACAAAGATGTTATCATTCCCAACATATTTATCCTCTCACAACAAATTGCTTACATTCAAAAGTTGAAAAAAAAAATGTTGTACAAACATTGAAGAGAAGTACATCTCCTAAATATTAcaataaaattttctaaaaaaaataaaaattcacGGCAAGTTGGGGCCTGTAATTGTTATTGCATCCTACCTGGTAACCCTAGACATGACTTGGTTTGCCCCAGAAAGACAAATTCAGTTGGATTTATCAGCTGACAACAATCTCGACAGCATGCACCATCAAAAACTTGAAAGATACAGAAACCGGAAAATTGACCTTGGGTTATAATCCTCCAATTGTGCCACTAGACAGCATAATGCCCTTCAATCATTCTGTTGACAATAAAGTTGTCTAATATTTCCTGAAGCTGTTGAATAATAAAAACAGACCAAACTCGAATTAGTAGGTTATCTTCTGATTTTCTGGACAAAAAAGAAGAAaacttaaaaaattataaatgaGGCGTTAAGGGGTCGGGGAGCCACAAAACTTTGGAACAAAATTTCCATAACCCCACAAGTTAAGTTAAACTGAATACAACAGAAGGAAGAAGAGTGCCTTTTTTGTTTTGTGGGAAAAACATTATCAGCCAGAGTTGATAATGTACCACTGATGAAGCCAAGTTCTCAATTACAACCATGGCTTACAGTACGATTTTCAGGACACACGTATACAATCCCCTTGCAACACATTTCTTATTTACCCAACTCTTTGATGAAACAAGAGAAAATTAATTAACATCTAGTTTGGTTATTTGATCCCCATAGGTAACAAAAAAAACAACTAACCAGCCATTGAGCAACGGCTATTACCATATAACCAGTCTTTGAAGGAGGCATGGAGTACAGTTGATAATTCTCTTTTCTTGCTATCCTCGAGCTGTGTTTCCTTTAATGAATTTTTTAGTTCTCCAAGATTTTGATGCTGTAAAAAACATATAAATTACGCTACAATATTCATTTAGTTATAAATCAGTGCCCTTACCAATTTGAGCACAACAAATCCAactaaaaattcaaaattttaaatcgCTAACAACAAAAATGGAATATTTAAACTCACCATTTTTTGTTGGGATTTCACATAAGCATCTGGAAGAGGAAAGGGATTGTCTTTCGTAGATCCACAAGATTCTCCTTCAAACCAGTTTGGAATCTGTTCATGGAGAGAAATAAACAAATTAACACAATGTATAGTGACACACAGTAGATAAAGAACAATGTGAACTGTAAACAAATTATGATATTGAACCACAGATAAAGCTGGATAAGTTCAGTACGCATAtcacatatataaaaaaattagcGGGATGATCGGGAAAATAAGTCCAATCAAGAAAAtaattagttttacaaattgAAAAAACAAGATCAAGCCTCACCAAAAAATTACTAAATTGATCAGGGTCGATGGCGGAAGCAGACTCCGTCTGAACATCAGATACGCCCACCGGATGAGATAATGAATCATGTGGGTCAACCATTCCCAGTGCTATAGGTTCATTCCATCTGTTAAGAGTAGTATCAATACCAACTTGACTCAAGTGATCCTCCAGCTGCGAGTAGTATGTATTATATGGAGCTACCTGGAGGGAATGGCAAAgcaataaaataaaattaaacaatgTCTTTTCCAGGGTATGCAAATGAAGACGAAGCAATTAATAAAGATCAACATTTTTTGCCACGATAGAGCTGAGGCATAGAAAATAAAATCAGGCTTATAAAATAAAACTGTGAGTAGAGTGCTTTTAAAGCAAACTGAGAGTAGACTAAGTAGGACAGCCAAATTTTTATAGAAGCATGGTTAGGGGAAGCAACAGAGGGAGACAGGAGTAAAATTAAGAAGTCTAAGGGTGTGTGAAACACATAAAGCTTCATCCAAAATTAATTCCGATAGGAAAGTGCTAAAATGGGCTAGAAGTTATAAAACTTGTTTCTTTTTACATACATATTTTGAGGGAAACTAGGGACAAAACAGAGAAACATTATTCAAGCGAGGTTGATGATAACAAAGAGACATCCTCAATTGGCATAAATTTTGACCCCCTTTTTTTTTGGTCAAGGTCAATTAAAAAATTTAGATACATTTTAAATCCAAACTTCAAATTACGTAACACTAAAAAAACGTGGAGCTTCTTAAGCTAATAACTATTTACAAGAAAATTTAAAACTGACTTCCTTCAGAAAACATAGATCCTTTCTATAAACCATCATCCAAAAGCAGAAACTCACCTGTAATTTATGGTTACATAACACTAAAAAAACGTGGAGCTTCTTAAGCTAATAACTATTTACAAGAAAATTTAAAACTGACTTCCTTCAGAAAACATAGATACTTTCTATAAACCATCATCCAAAAGCAGAAACTCACCTGTAATTTATGGTTATCACCAACAATAAGTGGTTGCTGATTTACCCCCAAGAAGAATAAACACTCACGACAATTAGCAATGCAGATTCTTTTAGCTGCTGTAATCACATGAACTCGTTCGCAGTGTTCAACTCTTACAGCCTGTAAATTGTGAAGACTAACAATGTGAAGTTATAATATAACCACCTCAAGCTAATGTCGGTACGTAAAATAAGCTAGTAATGCAACTACTAATGTATACTAATAGTATCATTTACATGCAAGTGAATAATTATATACACGAAGACAAACAATGTGAACCTATTATAACATAGCAACCTCATAATGTATCAAAAAATTAATGCTGGTTCACAAAAAAAAAAGCAATTAAGACAATTGCTAACACATCTGTAATATTTAATGCAATATTACAGATTACACTTGAAAATTTCAATGCACTTAAAGCAGATCTGTAAGTATTCAGTAAAACATGCTAATTTATTTCTACTTCTTAATGCAATTAAGACACTTATACTGTTACATTTTAGTGAATATACATGCTATTTTAATTCTACTTTTTAAATAAAAAGTTTAGCCCCCTGAGTTGCATCATAGCTGTAAAACTTTGAATCTAATAGGAGATgccttaaaaatattataaaatatgaTGTCCTAGTAATTTAGGACAATATTCTCATGTATGCACTCCAACAACAATGCCTTATAGTTGTGTCTTATCATTAAAAGAatattatatttgaattatatttGAAGGGAATGGAAAAGATGAGAGAGAATATATGTTTAAAAAAAGGAGGgaagtaattttttttattaaaaaaattgaaataaggCCTGCCTAGTGGAGCCTTAAAAATGAGGCATGTGATGAATGTACTAGTGTTTTACGGCACCACTAGGACATTGTTGGAGCACCTAATTATTCAAAATGCCTCAAATTATAGTTTAGGACAACGATTTAAGGCACTATTGGACTTGCTCTAAGGCACTTTTTGTGTCTTGCAAGATAGATGAGAACTTGAACCGTAACATGTATATGTTGTTTCTTATGCCTCTATATGCCAAATATAGAAATCATTAATATGAATATATAATGATATGAAAGACATTTCTCTAACAATTTAACAAATTTATATTTAATGGATTGCTAGTCCAATATTTTTTGGCAAAGAAAGCTTTACAGTTTAAATTGATATACACATTCCAAAGTATAATGCATACTCATACTCTTACATTTGTGTAGATATATGTGCTAAAAGTTCTATATTGAAACAAAATTAACTCCTCAAGTTACGCATTGCATCCCAGCTGTAAACTTTGAATCTATAGGATTATAAGACAGTTTCTGAGCCTTGCAAGATAAGCGAGAATATGAACTACGGCGTGCATATGTTGTTTTCATCCTCTTTACGCCAAATATCTCATGAACATGGATACATGATGACATGAAAGACATTTCTCTAACAATCTAAAGAATTCATTATATTATGTACTGCTAGTCGAACATTTAGACAAAGAAATTACACCGATATACACATTTACTTACCTTGCCTACAGCTCCCAGTACTATAGTTGTATCAGAACATCCATACAATGTGGCATATCTCAAAGGTGCTAAAATGTAAATAACCGATTCGTGACAATTCACAACCTGCAATGATAAGATTTAGGTTTTAATGTCATAGTTAAAAGATGGAATACATTTAAAATTGCAGAATAATCGTATACAGTACATACAATATAATTGCACAAAATACAAATAGGTCAGTCCATAATGGATTGTGACTTGTGAGCTAAGTATATAGCTATGAACTAAGTCACGATTTTCACCAATTAGCCCTGGAATATCAGCTACGGTGGAAGAGAAGCTAAAGCAGCAACTCTTGCAAGGTTATGTTatgtgttatatatatatatgtatgtatatgtatatgtatatatatctataGTTAGAGCTCACGGGTGACTGTTAAGAGTCCTACATTTTTCACGACAAATCGATCATGAAAAAGTAACATAGATAAAGTCAACCAGATTAACCTTCACTGAAGAGCCTTGCAGATCAGAGGTCCGCTTCAAGCATGATGACTTAGAGATACCCTCAATGAAGCTTGGACCTCTAGCAGAAGTTATAGACTTTGCTACACTAGGAGACACGTCAGCCATTGGGACATCCGGGTCAGATGAGCTGGTTGGTCCATTTTCTTTTGTAGAATTTTTTTCAGAAATATGTTCCAATGCAGACGATATATTCTCTAGAAGCCAATCATGGACTTGTGATGCGGGTACAGGAACAGCAGGCATATCAGGATCGGAATTGGCAAAAAATGGAGCATTCTGGCACAGTGGAACTTTTTCTGATCCTTTTTCACCAAAAAAGATCAAAAAGCCAAGGTGCTCAAAGTTTTCCATTTTTAACACCTGGCATTATTAGTTGAAATTAGCTAATATAATGAACTACAAGTCTACAACCAAGGTAGAAAATATAATCTTCCAACATTTATGGACATGAGGAGGGTGACATCACgtaataaaaaaattagaataCAAAACTCATGTTTTTCTAGCAACTGCTGTTAGTTTGTCAACATTCTAACATATATGACATACAGAAGAGACAAATATACGTTACAGACAGAAGAGACTACACCATATAAATTGTAATCTCACAATGCATAAGCCTCATtagaattataaaaaaaaaaagaaaaaagaaaagtgAGCATATAACGAAATTAGAATTGTAAGTGTGGTTGGGATCACAGAGTGTTCCTTCAGATAAAGAATTAGATTGGTAAGTATTATGTGTCCTAATTGTCAGAGTTTATAAAATCAAGTCATTATTGTATATATAACTAAACAGAAGGTGTATAATAACTCTTTACTAATAAAGAAGTTGACAAACCAAAGAATCCTCGCCTTCTCCCTCAATTATATCAGATAAAAGGGAGACAATGTTGCCCAAGTGTTTCTGTAAGTAAGATAGCTGGTGAGCCTCTTCATCCGCTTGCGACGGCACAAACCTACGACTGTTACTACGCACAAGCTGCAATGCCATACTTGAAACAGTAAAATTTGAGCTTATTCATAGATTATAACTGTGTAACCAGAAACAGAAGGGGAGTGAATTTGACAATAAGCGATTATAAAGACTATGGGAATGTAGAAGTGGATGACAAAGCAGACACAAAACAAATAGATATATAATATTTTAGGGGAGACTGCCGAGTGGAGCCAGTTAAAGGCTCAACAGTCACTACTCTACTGATGTAGATTTTATTGCACTGACATATGGGAAATATGGCCAGCTCATATGTTGTATATCAAAGGGAATGTTACGAGctaaataaaattttaactttCAAACCATGTACCAACAATATATTTAATGTGTAAATTTATTATGTAGTGAACATATACAGAAGTAGTACAAGACACAAGTCACTATCAAACTGCATACAGAGAATCATTTCCATCCAAG is a genomic window containing:
- the LOC141712545 gene encoding outer envelope pore protein 16-3, chloroplastic/mitochondrial-like, with protein sequence MDPSEMRYLEDEDSSTMKVIKGATSGFVVGTIWGTIVATWHDVPRVERRVALPGLIRTLKMMGNHGATFAAIGGVYIGVEQLVLNYRTKRDFINGAIGGFAAGATVLGLKGRSISTAISAGAALATTSTLIDWGGQTTRIDNGKEYYPYTTKKRPNATVN